In Novosphingobium kaempferiae, the DNA window TACAAGCCGCACGAAATGCGCGAGGCGGGGTTCGACTACGCTTCCATCGGCCGTCCCTGACAGTTGTAACAGATACGGGTGGGGCTTCGCGCTCCGCCCGACATTCCAACCGGAGGATCACCAGACGAGCGCGGCGATCGTGACGATCACGGCCCACAAAACCCCGTTGAAGGCCAGTATCACTGGCAGATCGAACGGTGGAACTTCGATACGTGTGTCATAAGTATTGATCATCGCGGACCTGCTTTTTCTCAGCGTCGCATCGGCAACCTCTCGCTGATGAAACGCCGTTCATCGAATGCAGTTCCGAATTTTCAGGTGGCGTTCACAAACCCGGCCCCTCCCGACCCGTCGGCGATACCGTGCCGTTCGGGGACGCAGGCGAGCGAATTGTCGCATATCGTCAACACTAGTGTATTAATGCGGAGGTATTTTCACCATGCCTCGACAGTATGACGCCATCCGATTCGCTAGCTGAAAAAGTCTACGTCGAGCTCGTTCGCAGCCTTTACGCGAACGTGGTCCCGTCGAAGATCATGCTCGGCATTACGGCCATTTATGTAAGTCTTGTCGGCTTGAGCCGAAACGACGCTGGGACGTGGGCGCTCGGCGTGGCCGCGTTGTTCGCCTGTGCGCTGCGTGTCGGCTTTACCGTATACCATCGCACGGCTGCCATGACTGCTCCGCTGGACGGCGCCGCCGCGCGACGGCTGGAGCGGATCTACGCGTGGCCCTACTACCTCTACTCGGCACTACTGGGCACGTTCGGAGCGCTCGTCTTCGCGGAGTCCGATCCCACCGCGCAGATGCTCACGATCTGCGTGCTGGTGGGCTACTGCGCGGGCGTCGCCACGGGGACCGGTCTTCGTCCGCCCGTGGCCATTCCCAGCATGCTCATGGCGCTGAGCCCGGCGATCCTCGTATCCGCGCTCCATCTGGAGCCGATGCACATCGGCATGAGCGTGATCGCGGGCTCTTTCCTCACCGGCGGGTCGCAGAGCGTCGTCAGGATGCACCGCAGCGCCAGCACCGAAATCGGCAAGCGGCTGACCTCGGTCTCGCTCGCCCGGCGCGACGGGCTGACCTCGTTGCCCAACCGGCTTGCCCTGCGGGAATACTTCGAGGAGAACGCGCTGCTGCTCGGTCCCGGCAGCGTCGTCGCGGTGCATTATCTCGATCTCGACGGATTCAAGCCGGTCAACGACCGTTTCGGCCATGCGGCGGGCGACGAACTGCTGGCGGCGGTGGCGGAGCGCCTGCGCACGGCGGTTCGCAGCGGCGACA includes these proteins:
- a CDS encoding GGDEF domain-containing protein gives rise to the protein MSRNDAGTWALGVAALFACALRVGFTVYHRTAAMTAPLDGAAARRLERIYAWPYYLYSALLGTFGALVFAESDPTAQMLTICVLVGYCAGVATGTGLRPPVAIPSMLMALSPAILVSALHLEPMHIGMSVIAGSFLTGGSQSVVRMHRSASTEIGKRLTSVSLARRDGLTSLPNRLALREYFEENALLLGPGSVVAVHYLDLDGFKPVNDRFGHAAGDELLAAVAERLRTAVRSGDIVARLGGDEFGIVQFGLGRNEEAELLARRICAAIAQPFDLCGEAVEITTSIGTVLSSESGTDLEALLRSADARLYQAKREKMPLSSGYGSML